The nucleotide window AGAAAAATGGGATACCGTATACAGATGGAcagatactgtatatgaataagaaCTGAAGACCTAAATACTTCTATTTAtgcaaaatacaaatttatattggcAAAAAATATAGCCTgtatatatgtttcctaatgtgtgtgtgtctctgatatgtatatttttgtaaatggTAGATCATATTGAAATGTGAAACATTCACATTTAGAAGacgtctttgtaaaaaaaaaaaaaagttttttcttgtTTAGTGggagaaattataattttaaaaaggcAGATAAACAAAGAATAGGATTAGATGTGGTATTTTAAATGTCCTAGCaagaattttaaagaattaataCAAGGTTTCATATCaaagtggtaaaaaaaataaatagaaataaaatatacaaatagaaTAAAGGTACGATTAAAGACctacattgtaaaaaaaaactatatagttGAAGAAAAAGTAATTTGTGTAAGGtacaaaattgaaaatgaaattatattaaacACAGGTCTTATTCCAATGACTGTGTATCTTGACTTACAATCTCAGTTTTCTACATAATAAGTTTGATGAAAACCTCAGAGAATAACCGTGAATTTTTAACTCCTAACATAAAAATAAGCATTTAGTTTAAATGGCCTCCAAGCAGAATTTTCCTTTTGAAACTAAAATATGAAATGTGATGATTTCAGAGATTTAGTTAAGcataaagtgtaaaaaaaaaaaaaaaaaaaaacattttaaacagGATGCAGCATAAtgctatgataaaaatatataaaaacgatGGTGATTGAAAAGAGTAGATTGAGTGGGTGATAATAACTAATTTTTTTACTGACGATATGATAGATGCtaagctttcatatatatatatatatatatatatatatatatatatatatatatatatatatatatgtactgtatatatatatatatatatatatatatatatatatatatatatatatatatatatatgtataaatatatatatatgtatatatatatatatatgtatatatatatatatatatatatatatatatatatatatatatatatatatatatatatatggcagttggATATAgtgttgccgatgaagaatatggaggcgtagtttctcaacaagaggataaaggcagagagcgaccaaTTTGTTTTGCCTCCCATGCCGTTAAAAATGgcggaaaagaattatagtacattcgatcgtgaggctttggctattctttgggttctagagaggcatcagttctttttgtGAGGTCAGTCAatataaagtttaatataaaatgttttcaccacatagaaggtaaagataacaaggtagctgatgctctctctagaggtgcaataataggagtaacaactaaggcacaaaagaggaatgaagaacgtatccaaaatattgaagacccctatCAAATTAGAAAAACTAGAGAAccggatgtgaattctcccgatgagcagtcaggagacgagagagagagagagagagagagagagagagagagagagagagagagagagagagagagagagagagataaacagcgAAGGTGAAAATAtgtgggtggctgaggacatgaccagaggtgtccagaatgaatgccctgatgatgcaggtttgattcaCTTGGGAGGTTAGGACATAAAAGATATCCGAAACAGACAgagaaaagaggaatggatggaaagagtacgaGCAGTAATTAAATGGGAATCGGAGATTTATCCGTCATTCATGAATGTTCCTTGtgtttacgagaagaggggagaggAATATTGTGCATGGGTAGTTATtcatccctctttaattaatcaagccatccaaattgtacatgcaagtccgtatgcagggcatttagggattgatagaacattaaggagagcacgtgaattcttttggttaggaatgagaaaatctatagaggattatataaaaggttgtcatgcttgtaactgtttcaaagaacataaaatcacTGTACccgaagccagaaagtggcctgtgattcctattaaatttcatgGAGTGCATGTGGAtgaggtaggaccatttcctattggtttaacacaacataagtatatatgtgtatttgtggatccatttactcggtacactcatacttacgcaatgttggataaatctgcaaatgcATTAGCCCAGgctctgtgctctttcattactaggtttggttgcccgaaaattttgataagtgataatggtctcgagtttatttATGAGGTGGTGAAATCGGTTATGGACTTGATGCAAATTGAAcaattttcagtgaccgcatataggccttcagcaaatggctccgtggaatcgcataatagggaaatagtgcaaattttacgttacttagtggttgATTGGCACGCCATGCCTCCaggagctgagctagctttgaacattgcatataatgcttcgctcagggacacacttAATTTTTAGTGTGTGGACAGGATCctttgttaccatatacggtactcattaattcgcaacaattgacaaattattcaactgagcaataccgtattatttatcaaatctattgaggagagtaatgaacacggCTAGAAGGTTTTtggaaagagctaatgaaaatcccagctcaaagtatgattgtcggtTAAAAACTGCACCTGTAAAAGTATTTGCGggagatcgtgtgtatttgaaacgattacaacctaggaaacacaaactagagccagcatatttggatCTGTACTGAGTAAAGAtgattaaatctaacacagttgtgatacaaagcattattaatggcgcagtgtctgagcatcatcaggcacatatacatgtggtgcctgaagagatagttttcaaaagtgttccttcttacccctgcatacgtgatattcctcgagttgatgagtagaaatttttttttcctttgggttTTTGaggtttgaacagacctcatttctcctTTTGACGTGTTTTAAGTATGCTTGATGATAACGATGTGTTTTTATGTtgatgtttaatgtatatataaaatgttgcggtaatttttctgagtgtggcaatacctataacattgctgagtgaacctaaaaacaatccgaggttaaataggtcaggtgagatcagtcagggggatgctgtattattcatgtattaatatgattcttggttgctggggccggtgcggttcccgaatggcaagtggctgcgggattaaagtttagccttgaggataggcagtgttagagaatgtgtagatgtgaataccttatacttaatgttataagagaagggcgggaagatgaatgattttctcgggaaaacggctggtggtcaccggttgaaagttgcaaggtGGTAGGGAGTTATGTTgtgaaattgtgctgtaaacccagAGAAGTAAAGTCGGGGATGAAGGAATATTGATTCTCACCCTTGTCCTGccccaaaaagcctgtattgcccgcaaccagagggaagttattgatgTGGCTATGTGAAActgatgttttgatttttttttttcacattgggtattctgtatttcagttgcagaggtcttaagaagaaatgagtggaattatttaaagtgtacattttttcatgcaatatctaatttttaattttttttttttttcgtggaagaaGTGTTATTCTTTTTCAggtaattcctatatatatgttttatgatgcatttctgtttagtacatgccatgcctattccgggtcggagtgtcctccatatataatAATCTAGTGAGGGCTATTACGCACCTCTTCCAAGAGTGaggatctgggggggggggggtactaatGTCCTATctcatgtatgtagatatgtattgtACATCAAGGTAACTGAACTCTATATTTATGATTATTCCACAAAAACCGATAACTCCGCATATTGTTGTAACAAGATTACATTTTGATAGCAAGGGGAGTTAGTTGCCATTGAGCGCttaagtagacaaggctctcgtgcctgagagagtgatagctgtgtacatcATGGTATGCTTATGAAAATTTTTTGATAAAtgtagaaaacccatattccgTTGTCTCATTACCCTTCTacatggttcatatatatatatatatatatatatatatatatatatatatatatatatatatatatttatatttatatatatatatatatatatatatatatatatatatatatatatatatatatatatatatatatatatatatatatatatatatatatatatgtgtgtgtgtgtgtgtgtgtgtgtgtgtgtgttatggatgacacaaactcagaaactcaactttaacctttattccgttaacagtagtagtagtagtagtagtagtagtagtagtaggttcattcctgaaaggaattattgcaaactttaaatacatttttaaataacccataatattcaataagtcataacggtgacataATGTACCTTATTACATCTTGCAAAGCTGATTAAATATACTTTTCTAAACAAGGcactttcattgccactttaaacCTCCTTCGGCtatatcacattttatcatattcataGGACTATCAAAttttaaatgtcacaaataaaccaatctaagccttttaacgcttaaatgaataagacatataaagcaaatttatataagttcgtcaaaaaacttacatctgtgtgcccaaaaggaatcctttgaattacgaaatatatacaactgtactccttgaagaccttgcttgaactgccaaagagtcttcataattttaggaagggAGATGAAATcataatttgtttacacctctcaactttttaactaccacttacaaaagtaacgACATTGTTTTACCAACCAGATGGGTTTGTGGTTCTGCATTAACATACTCCGCCTCATAAACAGATTAaacctgtttatcaaaatatacacctaCTCATGCAGGCACAATAAATAACCTTTAAGTTACAATACAAACTCTTTGAATTCAAAACACCTTCATGATCCACATATTcacctaaacaaaattaaacattttcataactcatataatatataatatcaaatgatagCCCATAAGAACTACATAATATCAcgttacatttaacatgaaaatcctagCCTTCACCTAATAACACTAGCTTCTGAATAGGACAGACAATAACTGAAGAAAGTGTCTTAATCTTGGCACTGCAAATTGTTCCTTTGTCATCAGGGTGTACTTCTCTCACTCGCCCCATTGGCCAGTGATTCCTTGGCTCAATGTCACTCTTTACCAAGACCACCTCGCcaacaattagatttcttcttgGTTCATTCCACTTTTGTCTAGTCTGTAAAGTGCTTAAATACTCCTTTCTAAATCTTGACCAAAACAGGTTAGTCAGATATTGAACGCATCTCCACCTTCTCCTCATGTAAACATCATTCTTTTTAAACAAGCCAGCGGAAGGGATCACATAAGATTTTGGAATCAACAAATGGTTTGGAGTTAGTGGCTCAAGGTCTTCTACGCTGCCACTTACTGTGGTTAACGGTCTCGAATTGACGATGCTCTCAACCTCACAAAGCAGAGTCCGTAAACTTTCATCATTTAGCCTTTCATCAAATTCCTTCACCAGTGCAGACAACACTTTTCTAACTGTTCTGATTTGGCGCTCACAACAACCACCCATGTGGCTTGCTGCAGGtggattgaatttccattcaatataatgatgcgacaaatacttctcaatcttcttttcctccatctcaTCAAGAGCTGCCTTAAGTTCTCTCTCAGCCCCATGGAAGTTGCTTCCATTATCACATCTGATAACCTTGGGATGGCCTCTTCGAGAAACAAATCTTCGCAAAGCCTTTATCAAAGAGTCAGATTGTAAAGTGTTTGCAGTTTCAATATGAAGTTGACCTACTAACCAAGTAGGTAAATATCACATCATACCTCTttaactcctttcttccttccttgataTAATAGGGTCGAAAGAGGTCAATACCAACATTACTGAATGGTGGTGAAGGTTCCAATCTGTCTGCTGGAAGATCGGCCATCTTTTGACTCAAAGCTGGTTCTTTCAACTTCCTGCAAGTAACATAATGAAGTATCACATTCCTGACAGTTGCATTAGCATTGATGATCCAACACTTCTGCCTTAGATTTGAGAGAGCATGGTTTCTACCTGAATGAGCTAATAATTCATGCTCATGTCGTATCAGCAATGTAGTCACATGATGCTTCTTTGGTAACAGTATGGGATGTTTGGCAGACTGTGGAATGTCAGACCTTCTTATCCTACCTCCAACCTTCAATAAGCCATCCTCAGAATCAAGAAAGGGATCAAGCTTATATAATGGACTACTCTTGCCAACTGACAATTCCCTTGATAAAGCCTTCACTTCATCACCAAACACCTCCCGTTGAACATACATTATGATTGCCCTTTCAGCATCAGTGGTTACACAACCTTTCCTTTCACCACTAAGGATTGACTTTAGTTGTTGAAATACAGAAACTGCCTTTTGTAACCTTGACCATGAAGAGATATATTCAATCAATCTTGTGAACCCATGGTGTTCTTCAGAAATTGTAACCACAGACACATGTTCACTCTTACCATGAACACAATCTGCACACACATACTCCTGTGAAGGCAAATAATCAGATGCAGTAAATGATGGGCTATGAAACCATTCgtcatactgcaaaaactgatgTACACTAATACCTCGTGATGCCACATCAGCAGGGTTATCACTGGAGTTTACATATCTCCATTGCTCAGGCTGGGAGTAGTCCCTCATAACCGTCACTCATTTGGCTACGAAAACAGGGAACCTTTTAGTGTTGCTATGAATATAGTGAAGGACTGTTGTGGAATCTGTGTAGTACACTACCTTGCCAACAGTaaactccaactccttcaggatgtGTTGAGCAACCTTGACAGACACAGTTGCAGCTGTTCTAACCTAGGTATAGTCACCATCTTTTTGGGAGATACTCTTGATTTTCCCATGACAAGATTTGACTGAACATAGTTTCCATCGTGAAGAACAAGATATGCTGCAACACCATAACCAACTGTACTTGCATCGCTGAATAATACAAGACTTGAACCAGTCGCATTACCAAACCCACTCGACTTGAAGCCTCTTGGTATTGAAAGCTGCTCCACTAAATGAAGACCTTATATTCAATGTTGCCACCTTTCCGCTGGTTCATCAAGAATCTTCTCATCCCAGTCCAGACTCTGAACTTGACACAATTCTTGTAACAGTTTTTTGACTGGTAAGATGATTGGAGAGAGCAACCCAAGGTGATCATATAATGATGAGATAGTTGATAACAATCCTCTTCTGGTGAATGGATTATCCTTGAGCTCAATTGAGAACTTGAATGATTCTTCTTTAGGGTCCCATAACATTCCGGAGGCTCTTGTCATTAAGCTCTCCATGTTAAGATTAAACTTTTCACTTTCAACCGAACAATCTTCAGCAGGCAAAGCTTTAAGGACATCAATTGAATTACTGACAAATTTAGTTAACCTAAATCCTCCTTCACCAGTTGCAGATACCAAATCCTTCACCAACTTTACTGCTGTAGGAACCTCAGCACATGACTTCAAACAGTCGTCAACATagaaattgtgccttatggtgCTGCCAACAGTTGAATCATACTTCTCATCTGCTTTGTCTGCTCTGGCCTTCAATGCAGTATTTGCAATACTTCGGAATTCTTCAAAAGGTCGATTGATGTCACCATTAGGCAACCACAAGAATCTAACATAGTCCTGATTCTCAGATGGAACCTTTATCTGAAAGAACATAGCTTCAATATCTTCAATGAATGCATAAACCTCCTGCCGGAATCTAATGAGTACTCCCGTCAATGAATTGGTGAGGTTTGGACCCTGTAGCAGAACATCATTTAATGACACACCTTCAAACTTGGCACTACAGTAAAAAACAATCCCAATCTTCCCTTTCTTGGGATAAAAAACTGCGTTATGAGGAAGATATCAAACAGGAATCTTATTGACCTCATCATCCGGGCTCTTGTAAGCATAGCCTTTTTCAAACAACTTGTTCATGAATGCTGTTTACTgctgtctgtaatcttcactattcttcatcttcctcctttgcCAGTTAGCTCTGCTAACAGCCTGCTTCTTATTGTTAGGAAGATTCACATTGAGATCTCTGAAAGGCATGGGTAGCTGAAAGTGACCATCTCTAAATTCAATGTCATCCTGGCACCTTTTCACAAATCTTATGAACTGACCCAAGATCCCTTTCTGGAAAATCAAACTCAGAGTACTTCCTAATACTTTCAACAGTAATACAGTCAGTAACATGTTGAACATCAGATACAAGTAACCTGTGACATGAAACCCCATTTGAACTAACCTTAACATGTACAGGCCCATTAACTGTCCGTCCATGCAAATTTCTTACTGCAAAGGGGCCATAACCTGAAGTGGATACAACCTCTAAAGGTTGTAAAGCTGTTGGACAGTTACTACCTATCAAAATTCCTATGTCTAACTCTGGCTGATACACTGGAATcttattaataacacttgataaatgaggccatatatatatatgtatgtgtgtgtatgtgtgta belongs to Palaemon carinicauda isolate YSFRI2023 chromosome 17, ASM3689809v2, whole genome shotgun sequence and includes:
- the LOC137656621 gene encoding uncharacterized protein; the protein is MRDYSQPEQWRYVNSSDNPADVASRGISVHQFLQYDEWFHSPSFTASDYLPSQEYVCADCVHGKSEHVSVVTISEEHHGFTRLIEYISSWSRLQKAVSVFQQLKSILSGERKGCVTTDAERAIIMYVQREVFGDEVKALSRELSVGKSSPLYKLDPFLDSEDGLLKVGGRIRRSDIPQSAKHPILLPKKHHVTTLLIRHEHELLAHSGRNHALSNLRQKCWIINANATVRNVILHYVTCRKLKEPALSQKMADLPADRLEPSPPFSNVGIDLFRPYYIKEGRKELKRGHPKVIRCDNGSNFHGAERELKAALDEMEEKKIEKYLSHHYIEWKFNPPAASHMGGCCERQIRTVRKVLSALVKEFDERLNDESLRTLLCEVESIVNSRPLTTEEQKEEKRTADLKINGMELETAPVSDISNYFQYNCEVIEKLTLLFLALDHDDYARWRPLYISVLKSLPRDVKDELPGTSSILSAILFDGLVSGKRLVKAQGVAVGLVENSVAICV